In one Mycobacterium heckeshornense genomic region, the following are encoded:
- a CDS encoding thiolase domain-containing protein, producing the protein MSARNVAVVGFAHAPHVRRTDGTTNGVEMLMPCFAQLYEELGITRADIGFWCSGSSDYLAGRAFSFISAIDSIGAVPPINESHVEMDAAWAAYEAYIKLLTGEVDTALVYGFGKSSAGILRRILSRQTDPYTVAPLWPDSVSIAALQARLGLEAEKWSFEQMARVAYDSFAVAQRVDRVPSPKSLEDLLDQPFFADPLRRHDIAPITDGAAAIVLAADDRARELRENPAWITGFEHRIESPVLGARDLTVSPSTTAATKIATGDKMRTIDVAEIHAPFTHQHLILAEAMRLPASVKVNPSGGALAANPMFVAGLERIGFAAQHIWNGSARRVLAHATSGPALQQNLVAVMERKN; encoded by the coding sequence ATGAGCGCTCGCAATGTCGCGGTCGTCGGCTTCGCCCACGCCCCGCATGTCCGCCGCACCGACGGCACCACCAACGGCGTCGAGATGCTGATGCCGTGCTTCGCCCAGTTGTATGAGGAGCTCGGCATTACCCGTGCCGATATCGGATTCTGGTGCTCAGGGTCCTCCGATTACCTGGCTGGCCGGGCATTTTCGTTTATCTCAGCGATCGACTCGATCGGGGCCGTGCCGCCGATCAACGAGTCACACGTCGAGATGGACGCGGCGTGGGCGGCCTACGAGGCTTACATCAAACTGCTGACCGGCGAAGTCGACACCGCGCTGGTCTACGGGTTCGGTAAGTCGTCGGCGGGAATCCTGCGCCGGATCTTGTCGCGCCAAACCGACCCCTACACGGTGGCGCCGCTGTGGCCGGACTCCGTGTCGATCGCCGCGCTGCAGGCCCGTCTTGGGCTCGAGGCCGAAAAGTGGAGTTTCGAGCAGATGGCCCGCGTCGCCTACGACTCGTTCGCGGTGGCGCAGCGCGTGGACCGGGTACCGTCGCCCAAGAGTCTTGAAGACCTTTTGGATCAACCGTTTTTCGCGGACCCGCTGCGGCGCCACGACATCGCACCGATCACCGACGGCGCTGCCGCCATCGTACTCGCCGCCGACGACCGCGCTCGCGAGCTGCGCGAAAACCCCGCCTGGATCACCGGTTTCGAGCACCGGATCGAATCCCCGGTGCTGGGCGCACGCGATCTCACGGTGTCACCGTCGACCACCGCGGCGACGAAGATCGCCACCGGGGACAAAATGCGCACGATCGATGTCGCCGAAATCCATGCTCCGTTCACCCACCAACACCTCATCCTCGCCGAGGCGATGCGGCTGCCGGCATCGGTCAAAGTGAACCCGTCGGGCGGCGCATTGGCAGCGAATCCGATGTTTGTCGCCGGTCTCGAGCGTATCGGTTTCGCCGCCCAACACATCTGGAACGGCTCGGCACGACGCGTGCTCGCACATGCCACCAGCGGGCCTGCGCTGCAACAGAATCTGGTCGCGGTTATGGAAAGGAAGAACTGA
- a CDS encoding Rieske 2Fe-2S domain-containing protein — protein sequence MSTDSVGVRDIDSGALPTRYARGWHCLGPVAEFSDGEPHAIEAFGTKLVVFADSHGDLHVLDGYCRHMGGDLTQGTIKGDEIACPFHDWRWGGDGRCKLVPYAKRTPRMARTRSWTTDVRSGLLFVWHDVEGNPPPPEVRIPEIPEWASDEWTDWRWNRELIPSNCRDIIDNVVDMAHFFYIHFGFPTYFKNVFEGHVASQYLRTVGRPDVDLGGSSYTGEQILDSEASYFGPSFMINWLHNNYGGYQAESILINCHYPVTQNSFMLQWGVIVQKPKGMDEEMTNKLADAFTVGVSKGFLQDVEIWKNKARIDNPLLVEEDGAVYQLRRWYEQFYVDAADVTPEMTDRFEIEVDTTKANEFWHKEVEENLRRRAEAEGQAAQPSR from the coding sequence GTGAGTACCGACAGTGTCGGCGTCCGCGACATCGATTCCGGCGCCCTGCCGACCAGGTACGCCCGTGGTTGGCACTGCCTGGGACCTGTCGCGGAGTTCTCAGACGGCGAACCGCACGCGATCGAGGCGTTCGGTACCAAGCTTGTCGTGTTCGCCGACTCGCACGGCGATCTGCACGTGCTGGACGGCTACTGCCGCCACATGGGCGGTGACCTCACCCAGGGCACCATCAAGGGTGATGAGATCGCCTGCCCGTTCCACGACTGGCGCTGGGGCGGCGACGGGCGCTGCAAACTCGTGCCCTACGCCAAGCGCACGCCACGCATGGCCCGCACCCGATCGTGGACCACCGATGTGCGCAGCGGCCTGTTGTTTGTCTGGCACGACGTGGAGGGCAACCCGCCGCCACCGGAAGTCCGCATCCCGGAAATCCCGGAGTGGGCCAGCGACGAGTGGACAGACTGGCGCTGGAATCGCGAGCTGATCCCGTCGAATTGCCGCGATATCATCGACAACGTCGTCGATATGGCGCACTTCTTCTACATCCACTTCGGGTTCCCGACGTATTTCAAGAACGTCTTCGAGGGCCACGTGGCCTCGCAGTACCTGCGCACCGTTGGCCGCCCGGATGTCGATCTGGGTGGCTCCAGCTACACCGGCGAGCAGATATTGGATTCGGAAGCTTCGTATTTCGGGCCGTCGTTCATGATCAACTGGTTGCACAACAACTACGGCGGCTACCAGGCCGAGTCAATCCTGATCAACTGCCACTACCCCGTCACGCAGAACTCGTTCATGCTGCAATGGGGCGTCATCGTCCAAAAACCCAAGGGCATGGACGAAGAGATGACCAACAAGCTCGCCGACGCGTTCACGGTCGGAGTCAGCAAGGGGTTTTTGCAGGACGTCGAGATCTGGAAGAACAAGGCGCGCATCGACAATCCGCTGCTGGTCGAGGAGGACGGCGCGGTGTATCAGTTGCGGCGCTGGTATGAGCAGTTTTATGTCGACGCCGCCGATGTCACCCCGGAGATGACCGACCGGTTCGAGATCGAGGTGGACACCACGAAAGCAAACGAGTTCTGGCACAAAGAGGTCGAAGAGAACCTGCGGCGCCGGGCCGAAGCAGAAGGACAGGCTGCCCAACCGTCACGATGA
- a CDS encoding sulfotransferase family protein yields the protein MTERTDVGTVEELHESATKVTGLDDFGSDDDNYREALAVLLDSYRREADLTPLGSKMNRFFLRGALVARLLSEAAWKQYPEHADVVIERPIFVTGLVRTGTTALHRLLGADPAHQGLQMWLTEYPQPRPPRETWESNPVHREIDARFTRHHQENPEYTGLHFMAADELEECWQLLRQSFHSVSYETLAHIPTYAQWLSQQDWTPAYQRHRKNLQLIGLNDAAKRWVLKNPSHLFALDALMATYPDALVIQTHRPVETIMASMCSLAQHTTEGWSNTFVGAQIGYDAMETWSRGLQRFNAERAKYNPAQFYDVDYADFVADPIGTVQAIYRHFGLRLTDEALAAMKKAHAESQTGPRAPKHRYSLADYGLTAESVKEKFAGL from the coding sequence GTGACCGAGCGCACCGATGTCGGCACGGTCGAGGAACTGCACGAGTCGGCCACCAAGGTCACCGGGTTGGACGATTTCGGCAGCGACGACGACAACTACCGTGAAGCGCTAGCCGTCTTGCTCGACTCGTACCGCCGCGAGGCGGACCTGACGCCGTTGGGCAGCAAGATGAACCGGTTCTTCCTGCGTGGTGCGCTGGTGGCGCGGTTGTTGTCCGAGGCGGCCTGGAAACAGTACCCCGAGCACGCCGACGTCGTCATCGAGCGGCCGATCTTTGTCACCGGGTTGGTGCGCACCGGGACCACGGCGCTGCACCGGCTGCTGGGCGCCGATCCGGCCCATCAGGGTTTACAGATGTGGTTGACCGAGTACCCGCAGCCCCGCCCGCCACGCGAAACCTGGGAATCTAACCCGGTCCATCGGGAAATTGACGCGCGGTTCACCCGGCATCATCAGGAGAATCCGGAATACACCGGGCTGCATTTCATGGCCGCTGACGAACTCGAGGAATGCTGGCAGCTGCTGCGGCAGTCGTTTCATTCGGTGTCCTATGAAACCTTGGCGCACATACCGACTTATGCGCAATGGCTGTCGCAGCAGGACTGGACACCCGCGTACCAGAGGCACCGTAAAAACCTTCAGCTGATCGGGCTCAACGACGCCGCCAAGCGGTGGGTGTTGAAAAACCCCAGCCATTTGTTCGCTCTTGACGCCCTCATGGCGACCTATCCCGACGCGCTGGTGATCCAGACACATCGGCCGGTCGAGACGATCATGGCCTCGATGTGCTCGTTGGCGCAGCACACGACCGAGGGCTGGTCAAACACGTTCGTGGGCGCACAGATTGGCTACGACGCAATGGAAACCTGGTCGCGGGGCCTGCAGCGTTTCAACGCCGAACGCGCCAAATACAATCCGGCTCAGTTCTACGACGTCGACTACGCCGATTTCGTGGCCGACCCGATTGGTACCGTACAGGCGATCTATCGTCACTTCGGGCTGAGGCTCACCGACGAGGCGCTGGCTGCCATGAAAAAGGCCCACGCCGAAAGCCAAACCGGCCCCCGCGCCCCTAAACACAGGTATTCGCTTGCCGATTACGGGTTGACGGCAGAGTCGGTCAAGGAAAAGTTCGCCGGGCTCTGA
- a CDS encoding TIGR03619 family F420-dependent LLM class oxidoreductase, protein MKYTCSIAMGPIDELLDIARTAEEVGFDSIALPDSLFYMEKAAADYPYTADGSRMWDENTPWVDPLIAAAAMGAVTSTLRFYTNVMKLGSRNPLLLARQVGSVANLTNNRFGFGVGIGWAPEEFEWCGQPYERRGARVDEMIEVIRLVLGGGMVEFHGKFYDFDRLQMSPAPSQPVPFYVGGHTEPALRRAARVGDGWTSAMMTAEQLAKTIRRLNDLRVEYGRGDRPFEFQAVCIDRFGVDGHRELAQIGVTDNIVIPWVLDGLGFDAPLGKKRDSLKRFADTYIHSGWQERS, encoded by the coding sequence ATGAAATACACATGCAGCATCGCGATGGGTCCCATCGACGAACTACTCGACATTGCGCGCACCGCCGAAGAAGTCGGCTTCGACTCGATCGCACTGCCGGATTCGCTCTTCTACATGGAGAAGGCCGCTGCCGACTATCCCTACACCGCGGACGGATCGCGGATGTGGGACGAGAACACGCCCTGGGTGGACCCGTTGATCGCCGCTGCCGCCATGGGTGCGGTGACCTCGACGCTGCGGTTCTACACCAACGTGATGAAGCTCGGTTCCCGCAACCCGCTGCTGCTGGCACGCCAAGTCGGCTCAGTCGCCAACCTCACCAACAACAGGTTCGGCTTTGGAGTCGGCATTGGCTGGGCGCCAGAGGAATTCGAATGGTGCGGCCAGCCCTACGAGCGCCGCGGGGCTAGGGTCGACGAGATGATCGAGGTCATCAGGCTGGTGCTGGGCGGCGGCATGGTCGAATTTCACGGCAAATTCTATGATTTCGACCGATTGCAGATGAGCCCGGCGCCATCGCAGCCGGTGCCTTTTTACGTCGGCGGGCACACCGAGCCGGCGCTCAGGCGGGCCGCGCGGGTCGGCGACGGCTGGACCAGCGCAATGATGACAGCCGAACAGCTCGCCAAGACCATCAGACGGCTGAATGACTTGCGCGTCGAATACGGTCGTGGCGATCGACCGTTCGAGTTTCAGGCCGTGTGCATCGACAGGTTCGGCGTCGACGGGCACCGCGAACTCGCCCAGATCGGCGTCACCGACAACATTGTCATCCCGTGGGTTCTCGATGGCCTGGGCTTCGACGCGCCGCTGGGCAAGAAACGCGACTCGCTGAAACGCTTCGCCGACACCTATATCCACTCCGGCTGGCAGGAGCGATCATGA
- a CDS encoding thiolase domain-containing protein produces the protein MAKQLAAVLGTGQTKYVAKRHDVSMNGMVREAIDRALADSGATFHDIDAVVVGKAPDFFEGVMMPELFMADAVGATGKPMIRVHTAGSVGGSTGVVAASLVQSGKYRRVLAMAWEKQSESNAMWALSIPVPFTKPVGAGAGGYFAPHVRAYIRRSGAPTHIGALVAVKDRLNGAKNPLAHVQQPDITVEKVLSSQMLWDPIRFDETCPSSDGACAMVIGNEEIADQRVAEGHPVAWIHATALRTEPLAYAGRDQVNPQAGRDCAAALWKAAGITSPIDEIDAAEIYVPFSWFEPMWLENLGFTPEGEGWKLTEAGETAIGGRLPVNPSGGVLSSNPIGASGLIRFAEAAIQVMGKGGAHQVPGARRALGHAYGGGSQYFSMWVVGADKP, from the coding sequence ATGGCTAAGCAGCTCGCCGCAGTTCTGGGCACCGGGCAGACGAAATACGTCGCCAAGCGCCACGACGTGTCGATGAACGGCATGGTGCGCGAGGCCATCGACCGAGCGCTCGCCGACTCCGGCGCCACCTTCCACGATATCGACGCCGTCGTGGTCGGTAAGGCGCCCGACTTCTTCGAAGGCGTCATGATGCCGGAACTGTTCATGGCCGACGCCGTTGGTGCCACCGGCAAACCGATGATCCGGGTGCACACCGCCGGCTCGGTGGGCGGATCCACCGGAGTGGTGGCGGCCAGCCTGGTGCAGTCGGGCAAGTATCGCCGCGTGCTGGCGATGGCTTGGGAAAAGCAGTCCGAATCCAACGCCATGTGGGCGCTGTCCATTCCGGTGCCGTTCACCAAGCCCGTCGGCGCCGGGGCGGGCGGCTACTTTGCCCCGCACGTGCGGGCGTATATCCGCCGCTCGGGTGCGCCGACCCACATCGGCGCCCTGGTCGCGGTCAAAGACCGCCTCAACGGTGCCAAGAACCCGCTGGCGCACGTCCAGCAGCCCGACATCACGGTGGAGAAAGTACTGTCGTCCCAAATGCTTTGGGATCCAATCCGATTCGATGAAACCTGTCCGTCGTCAGACGGTGCGTGCGCGATGGTTATCGGTAACGAAGAGATCGCCGACCAGCGTGTGGCCGAGGGTCATCCGGTGGCTTGGATCCACGCCACTGCGCTGCGCACCGAGCCGTTGGCGTACGCCGGCCGCGACCAAGTCAACCCGCAGGCCGGCCGGGACTGCGCGGCCGCGCTGTGGAAAGCAGCGGGCATCACCAGCCCGATCGACGAAATCGACGCCGCCGAGATTTATGTACCGTTCTCGTGGTTCGAGCCGATGTGGCTGGAGAACCTCGGATTCACTCCCGAAGGCGAAGGCTGGAAGCTCACCGAAGCCGGCGAGACGGCGATCGGCGGGCGGCTGCCGGTGAACCCCTCCGGTGGCGTGCTGTCGTCGAACCCGATCGGTGCCTCCGGCCTGATCCGCTTCGCTGAGGCGGCCATCCAGGTGATGGGCAAGGGTGGGGCTCATCAGGTTCCGGGTGCCCGCAGAGCGCTGGGCCATGCCTACGGCGGTGGCTCGCAGTACTTCTCGATGTGGGTGGTGGGGGCCGACAAGCCATGA
- a CDS encoding nuclear transport factor 2 family protein, whose amino-acid sequence MTEHPAHAAGRRSRDAVQARDKQAWLEVFADNAIVEDPIGPSPFDPAGKGHRGRDAISAFWDKAIAPTDKIEFNFRDTYQCGNEEANVGNIVITMGGHQITAEGVFTYKVDDDGKLVALRAYWEMDRAAATARPV is encoded by the coding sequence ATGACCGAGCATCCTGCGCACGCCGCTGGTCGGCGCTCACGAGACGCGGTGCAGGCCAGGGACAAACAAGCTTGGCTGGAAGTGTTCGCCGACAACGCCATCGTCGAAGATCCGATCGGGCCGTCGCCTTTCGACCCCGCGGGCAAGGGGCACCGGGGCCGTGACGCGATCTCAGCATTCTGGGACAAGGCGATCGCGCCCACCGACAAGATCGAATTCAACTTCCGCGACACCTACCAGTGCGGCAACGAAGAGGCCAACGTCGGCAACATCGTCATCACCATGGGCGGACACCAGATCACCGCCGAAGGGGTTTTCACCTACAAGGTCGACGACGACGGCAAGCTGGTCGCCCTGCGCGCCTACTGGGAGATGGACCGGGCCGCCGCCACCGCGCGGCCGGTCTAG